The Serinus canaria isolate serCan28SL12 chromosome 18, serCan2020, whole genome shotgun sequence region ACCGCCCGGCActtccagggcactgctgacagCGGCGCTGCCCGTGGCACCAAAACTCGAGCACTTCCAGGACTGtaaattccctgttttccaggtgGCCAAGCACCAGAACGTGCTTTTGGCCCCAAAGCACTGACGCCCTGCCAGGAAGCTCCCGATGCAGGGGACAGCTCACCTTTGTCCCCAGCTGGTGCAGCTGTCACCATGGTTCCTGCGTCTCTGCCATCACGCTCTGATGGCGGCCACCCCAAGGACTTTACTCGTGCCCTGCCATTCCAGCTGTCCATGGCCATCCTGGGTAAAGCTGCTCTGATTTTCCAGGGGTTTCCCCTAAGGGTAAGAAATGGTTTCCAGAGGGGATCAGCCAACCTGTCCCTTTAACTTCCCAGGGCTTTTGGATCAGAAATCCCTGGatgcctgctctgctgtgaatGGTCACTGGGAGTTCCTGGTCAGGCGGGTCCGGGAGGACAAGGAGTGTCAGAGCACAGTCCAGAAGaacctcctgcagctgcaggtgggacaCCTGCGTTCCTGCCGTTATTATGCACTTTAAAAAGAGGGGGTTTGCTGCTGCCCAAGCTGTTAAATGGGAATTCCTGTACCTGAGGCTGCCCCCCAACTCTGCCATGGCCCttccatctccagctgcagagcaaagccaggTGACGTTTCACACTGTCTCAAGAACAGCTTTTAGTCTCCTTTAGAGAGCCTGAGACTCTAAAAATGCAACCCAGCATTCTTCAGGAAAGCAGACTTTGGTCACAGTGAAAATTTCCAGAGGTGGTGGAGGTTGGGCAGAGCTACAGCAGCTCCCAAGGCAGCTCAGGAATGAGCTCCACTCACTGCACACAGGGTAAGGGAAATGCAAGGTGCCTTTGTGAGGAGCTGGGGGCAgtggctggagcacaggaatGCAGAACGCCTGGGACAGGACTGGCCGGGCCAGCAGGACCTGCTACAGAGTGAGGTGTGAAGGAGCCTCCCCGAAGAGACAGGCTGgagcctctgctgctttgggctgtgAAGGGGGCACAGAAACTCAGAAAAGGCTTCAGGGAAGGTTTCACAGGCTAAAAATGAATCTCGAGTGTTGACCGAGGTGTTCTCAGAGCCTCCCATCTCAGTGGGTTTGAATTCTGAACCAACTGAGAGCCTGCCAAAGATGAGACGAGCTCAAAACTTTGCTGCTTATTAGAAGCTTAAGACTAGAGTTTGGAAAAGCAtaataaaaagcaattatttttcacCAGAAGTTGAACTTGAGGTAGCTGGAGTGCTAAATGTAAGCCAGGTCTCAAGGAGAAGGCAGAGtgtgcagctcagctttgcagGGAGCCCCAGCGTcctgaggagaggagcagcacgCCCTGCCAGCGTGGGCTCTGCATaactcctgcctctgctggttTATTCCAGGAGTTGTGTCCTAGAAAAACCATGCCAAACTATGCTAAAAGAGTCGATGTGCAAATTCCCCAGTTAAACGATGAGGGCGAGGTCACTGAAGTGAAGGACAAGGAGCAGAAGAAGAGGCGTAAATCCAAGGTTTGTTGGATGCTGCATGTCAGTgtttggggaggagggaggacaGCTCGTGGGAGACAGCTCAGTGAATTTGgaattgcttcctttttttcccactcctgCCTTTGGATTGCCCCATCCTGAGCAGTTCATAGGGACCCGGACTTGCTCAGCACCTTCCCACATGGGAGGGAGTTTGGGAGGCATTCCTAGACTTCGGCCTCATCCCCATGTGTCCCCAGTCATGGCACAATCCTGGGGCCAGGACCCTTCTTCCCTCAAAATAAAGGGTGCAGATCTCAGGGATTCCATTTATGCCACAGAACACGGCCTGGGGACAACCTGGGCTAAGCAGGGTTTGGCTGCCCTTGGATTTTCCTTACTCTGGGCTCATGCCTAGAGCTGATGGGTTCAATACTATGGAATAATGCTGCATTCCTGCCTCTCTGAGTTACCTTTCCCTATTTCTCTTGCCATCAGACAGAGGATTTTAGTCTGCATGAAGCCTATCGGGAACTGAAAACTGACAAGATCGAGCTGGAAGAGAGGAATGTCTTCTGTGGCCCCTACAAGACCTGTGTGCTCATGGAGCAGTGAGTAGAGTGCCCAACTGCGGGGCCAAGAGCAGCTCTAGGAAAGCTGTTCCATTCCCTGTGATCCTCCTGGATGGCTGGAGGAGGGTCCCTCAGCGTccagtttttaaataaagatgCCAAGATAAGCTGGTTTTAAAGGAATAAGGGTTGGTGGATATGGTGTATCCCAAGGGATCCCaaggctcccagggctgggggaagccCTCgcccctctgcccaccctgaCACAAAGGGGGATGTGCAGATTTAGGTACTGTGGTGCCCTGCAAAGCATTCACCTCCGGAGCTCTGCCCGCCgtgcccagctggaggcagggcagtgctgctaGCCAAAGCTCAGCCCAggcactgtccctgccaggTCTGACAGCACAAGGAGAGCCCATTACAGCGGTGGGGACTGGGTGGCCGCTGGCAGCAGGGGCCTGAGGCTGCTCCGTGtgccaggagggaaggagcagccacGTCTGCTGCACGGCCACGCCGGGCCCGTCAGAGCCCTGTGCCTGCGCGAGGACAGAgggctcctgctcagcagcaccagcctggagCCCAGCATCAGGTGAGCTGGGACTGGGCCAGGacacccagcctggcacagtgaggggagagggaaggacaaGGGCCACCGTTAATGCTGAGCCTGACTCGACTGCTGCTATTGCTCTGACACCTCAGTGGAACAGCTCCTGATTTTAACCTgatgtggggagcagagctgggcacatgAAATAGGAAATAATAATGGAACCACATGGAAGGAATCATAaagctctcctccctgcaggtgctggaatATTCACAGTGGGGCCTGTGTGAGAACCTTCACTGGTCACTATGCGACCATAACCTGCCTGCATTCCCACCAGGAGTACCTGGtgtcaggagctggggatggcatGGTGAAAGGTGAGGgatgggagcactgggagcaggggatggcATGGTGAAAGGTGAGggacaggagcactgggagctggggatggcatGGTGAAAGGTGAGggacaggagcactgggagctggggatggcatGGTGAAAGGTGAGGGATGGGAGCACGGGGAGCAGGGGATGGCATGGTGAAAGGTGAGggacaggagcactgggagctggggatggcatGGTGAAAGGTGAGGgatgggagccctgggagctaGGGGTGGCATGGTGAAAGGTGAGGgatgggagcactgggagctggggatggcatGGTGAAAGGTGAGGgatgggagccctgggagctggggatggcGTGGTGAAAGGTGAGGGacaggagccctgggagctggggatggcatGGTGAAAGGTGAGGgatgggagcactgggagctggggatggcatGGTGAAAGGTGAGGgatgggagcactgggagctggggatggcatGGTGAAAGGTGAGGgatgggagccctgggagctggggatggcGTGGTGAAAGGTGAGGgatgggagcactgggagctggggatggcatGGTGAAAGGTGAGGGacaggagccctgggagctggggatggcatGGTGAAAGGTGAGGgatgggagccctgggagctcccagccagAGGGAACCACTgcagagccacgggcagggggctgggggcagtggCACACAGGGGGAAAGCCACGAGTCACAGCTGGGGACACGTAAACACACAGTCTCTGATTGTGTCAGGGACTAAATTCTCGTTAGTTCTGCTTTAATTCAGAATTAATGGCTTTGTGGCTGTAATGCTATCCCAACTCTCGGGCAAGTTGTATCAACTTTCAGCTTTGCCAGATGTTTCCTTATAGAATAAAGGTGGAAAAGATGTGCTTTTTCTGGACTTTACATTTAAATGGTTTGCCATGCAATTATGCTTTTTAAGCCAACActcagctcctcacagagctgcaggtacAAGGTGTGACTGTAatcaaacagtattttttaatgcatgttGTACTCCCAGAACTCAGCACTGAGGCAGATTCCTTTTTAATTCTCCTTCTTGCTGGCTCAGCAGTGTGGAGCCTGGAGAGTGGGAAATGCCTCAGGACTCTGatgcacagcagccctgtgggggCAGTGAGGATGGACGGAGCCCACGTGGTCAGTGGGGGTCACCGAGGGCTGGTGAAGGTCTGGAGTGCTGAGACAGGGGCTCTGATCAAGGTGAGTTTCCTCTGGGGTGGATAATTCTGTGCTAAATGGTCACAATTCACTGCTAGTTCATCACAGTTTTTTGTATTTGCAAAAGAttttctaaaaaagaaattaatcccACCAAACAACCCCCAGAGCAGTCTAAACCAATCAAAGCAACTGCAGGTAATTAAAAAACTGACTTGCAACCAGCTGCTGATTTTGAGGCAGGGTGTGATTTGCTTCACCTCCATCACTGCTCGCTCCCTGTAGCTTTGctcatctctgctcccacagaaaCCTTCTGAACCTGGGGAGATGAAGGTAGAGCTTCACTGACCTGGGGCTGGAGGCACGAGGGTCAGCCCAAAACAGGAGCcttgctctcagcagcagctcctggagctgcagcagctgggcagctgtgggagcactgAGTCTGTGAATTCCCTGGTCAGCTGTCCAGGACCAGTGTCAGTCCATACCTGGGAGTGGAGGGAAGCTCTTTACCTGAAATGGAGAGACAGCCCAGatatcccagctccagctgagccccttctcccagagccagggcatcctcctcttccctgctggGGCAAGATTCCAGAGAGCACAAAGGTGTCAGTGGAGTAATATCTCTTGATCACATGTAATAAAGATGGAAAAGGGATGTCATTCCAtgccaggagctcagcagcagcaccaagccCAGAACATTTCAGTGACTATAAAACAAACACAGTTATCCATGGGGTACACTGGTACAATAGCACTAAAAAACCATATCAGGCTGGTGTCCTGGAAGCCATGGACACCTCAGACAGATTTACATCccaattactgatttttttgcaCCTTCTTTTACTTTGCAGACATTAGAGAGGCACCAAGGCCCAGTTCTCTGCTTGTCCTTTGACCAGTGGCACCTCATCACAGGGAGCAGTGATGGATATGCCCTGGGATGGAGCATGTTGGGAAAATTTAGGAGATGCCTGATAGCTTTCTTCCATCCCAAGTAGGAATCAGATGTGTTTCAAGTTGCATTCAACAGTGGACTGaaactgtaaagaaaaagtGCCCCTTACAGGACCAGAAAATGCCTTAATTGCCAGTCTGGGGATTTGAAATATCCCCACTTGGACCAATCTTTATCTCAAAGGCTCTGTCAGGCACCCTGCGGCCACAAGTAGCACTTTCAGTTAAGACCTGGAACAACCTGAAATGCAAACCCACAACCCTTTATCACAACCAGGCATGACTAAAGGCAGACAGAGCACAGTCCAATACTGCAAGGATGCCCCACTGTGTGCCACAGGGTGTCACATCACCTGGGCAGGAATAGAGGTGGCCCAGTTTCATGCTGACCAGCTGCGTGTTACGCCATCCTCCCAGACTTAAATTGTACCTAGAACTGTGAAAACTGGAGAATGGTATGGTTTTCATTGATTTTCCTGgacataaaactgaaatttcaaatGCAGCAGATGGCCACGACCATATGGTTGCTATGGGGagcatggaatcacagaatcccagaatggtttgggttggaagggaccttaaagatcacctcattccaaccccctgccatgggcaggggcaccttccagtGGAAGGGTGCACTGGGCTGTTGGTTTGGACGTGGAGGGACCCGAGAGGTCTCTGTCAGACCTTTGCCAGGTCCTGATCAGCTCCTCAGTGCAGGCTGCTactgcagccagagctctgctcctcctgctgaaAGAGCTCACTGACCCTTTCTCCTTGGGCAAGCACCATGGAAGTGCCAACTGGCCTGGTGTGTTTTCAGGGAAGTCCTGTCCCTGGAGTTCCTGTACCTCAGAGTCATCAGTGGCTGTGCTGATGGATGCATTCGGATATTCAACTTCCTGACTGGCACCTGCCTCAAAGTGTTGGAGCCTGGCGGCAGCAGAGACCCCGTGTCTGCTCTCTGTGTTGCAGGAAACAGGTGGGTgactgcagctgccagcagactCTGACCCACATTTGGTAGATTACACTGAAATGTAAGGaactgtgtgtttttccttctaacaaattacttttaaagAGCTCCACTATTTATTATCTGCTTCAATAATCTGCTTTAGCTCACAATGGCTGAAGAGATTTCCTTAGTCTCTGCAGCAATGtacaatttcctttttctctacAGCTGAAGATACAGACCAACTGTAAAGCTGAATTCTGAAATTCTTAGGAGGTTGGAGAATCAAGGCAACACCTGACAgtctctgcctgctccttgaCCTACAGCCTCTTTGTAAAGGCCAATAATGAGAAAACCTTCCAGGTTCATTCACTTTTGCCACTCTAACTAAAGGTGGCTCCCAGCTTCAGTGGAAGCAATGGGTAAAACATTGCTGAGGTTTGAGGGCTGGGTTGGCCACGATCTAAAACACAACAATAAATGGGCAGCTATGAAGAAATTAATGCCATCCCAACCAGACCAGCACACCCTTCAATCCACAGTTAGATGTCCCTGATAACATGGTATTTGTAGTTAGGTACTTCCATCCTCAAGCACTACTCTGATCTAGCTCTGTCCACTGCTAGAAATCTTCATcctaatgatttttaaattatttttgccGTGGAGTGGAATGAAAAGAGCACCAGAGCTTCACACAGAGCACAAGTTAAAATGTGCAGTGTCTGACTGATGGGGTcaattgctgctgctccttccaggagAGACGATGATCTCAGATCTGTTGGAGGCCCTGGGGCTTGTGTTGCACAGGAGCCACtcaggcaggacctgctgtGTCTGTGATTCCTGTGCTTTTATggctcttccctccctcctgcagggtGGTGACCAACTCCCCCAGcagactgctgctgctgcagttcgAGGAGGTGGCGTGGGACTATTCCCTGCCGGCTGACAGAGAGGTGCCGAAGCAGGACAGGAGGTCCCAGAAGGGGAAGCGCCAGGGCACCGGTGCAGAGCAGCAGCGAGCTCCAGACAAGCCCCCAAAATCTCGTCAGGGACCAAAGAGCCGTGGAAGACCCAAAAGTATCACACTGAGCCTCttcttttctggcttttctAAACTGAGTTACAAACCAAGCAGCCactgcctccagcccagccaatATTCAGACTCTCTGCTGTTGTCAAGAGCAGATGTGCTGTTCCATTTCAGTGGTTCTGTCATTTTCTAGGCTTC contains the following coding sequences:
- the LOC103820025 gene encoding F-box/WD repeat-containing protein 10, whose translation is MVPASLPSRSDGGHPKDFTRALPFQLSMAILGLLDQKSLDACSAVNGHWEFLVRRVREDKECQSTVQKNLLQLQELCPRKTMPNYAKRVDVQIPQLNDEGEVTEVKDKEQKKRRKSKTEDFSLHEAYRELKTDKIELEERNVFCGPYKTCVLMEQSDSTRRAHYSGGDWVAAGSRGLRLLRVPGGKEQPRLLHGHAGPVRALCLREDRGLLLSSTSLEPSIRCWNIHSGACVRTFTGHYATITCLHSHQEYLVSGAGDGMVKVWSLESGKCLRTLMHSSPVGAVRMDGAHVVSGGHRGLVKVWSAETGALIKTLERHQGPVLCLSFDQWHLITGSSDGYALGWSMLGKFRRCLIAFFHPKEVLSLEFLYLRVISGCADGCIRIFNFLTGTCLKVLEPGGSRDPVSALCVAGNRVVTNSPSRLLLLQFEEVAWDYSLPADREVPKQDRRSQKGKRQGTGAEQQRAPDKPPKSRDEPEQSSVSPAPEEAEATLECELPQRDPRCPMSPDKFLLTIGTLQSCKAAAGSRSPSLISARARAGQQQRPGELPMPRTPLQHQEERAAQLQRARLHSHSLAMAKISTPFEMKMLRLRLRNSLHSPAVKSSIPAPRVVHPKFCGSLGERKTPRGHGKDTPGPKDGHQLIHLCTASSELIQPTPGTAAEMRNEAPRRIKPSSAHASRRDSGFRLLTAEQELQEAAVAAQQEAQQAKPTEDEDRARRKAWLRKIKGLPVDSFTGERKTPAPELGYNTFI